From a single Thermodesulfobacteriota bacterium genomic region:
- the nrfD gene encoding NrfD/PsrC family molybdoenzyme membrane anchor subunit, which translates to MKTSEKIPFFSPATSLASLVVLLAIGVAVYRLAKGLGAATNLNDNFPWGLWIGFDLLGGVAMAAGGFIIAGTVYLFNIKKYKPIARPAVLTAFLGYLLAVVALMLDLGHPYRIWHPAVMWQIHSIMFIVALHVIGYTTVLAIEFSPMLFERLGLEGPLRFVRKIMVGAVLAGCMLSVLHQSSLGAVYLIAPDKLSPLWYSSLMPYHFLVSAVMMGLTMVSFESIMSAKAFNHPPPMEILTGLARGTTIALAGYLVFKLCSLATGPGVATALDGSYEANMYLLEMGMGVVLPLLLLVSRSIRTSIKGLVWVDLLVISGVILNRMNIAITGMYRHGASTGASYAPSWMEVVITLGIVALGVILFRAAGFFLPLFPDEAKVKA; encoded by the coding sequence ATGAAGACCTCGGAAAAGATCCCCTTCTTCAGTCCGGCCACCTCTCTGGCCTCCCTGGTGGTGCTGCTGGCCATCGGTGTCGCCGTCTACCGGTTGGCCAAGGGCCTGGGGGCGGCCACCAACCTCAACGACAACTTCCCCTGGGGGCTGTGGATCGGCTTCGACCTCCTGGGCGGGGTGGCCATGGCGGCCGGCGGCTTCATCATCGCCGGCACGGTGTATCTCTTCAACATCAAGAAGTACAAGCCCATCGCCCGGCCAGCGGTCCTCACCGCCTTTCTGGGCTATCTCCTGGCGGTGGTGGCCCTGATGCTGGATCTCGGCCACCCCTACCGCATCTGGCACCCGGCGGTGATGTGGCAGATCCACTCCATCATGTTCATCGTCGCCCTGCACGTCATCGGCTACACCACCGTCCTGGCCATCGAATTCTCCCCCATGCTCTTCGAGCGGCTGGGGCTTGAGGGTCCCTTGCGCTTCGTCCGCAAGATCATGGTGGGCGCGGTCCTGGCCGGCTGCATGCTGTCGGTGCTCCACCAGTCCTCCCTGGGCGCGGTCTACCTCATCGCCCCCGACAAGCTTTCCCCCCTGTGGTACAGCTCCCTCATGCCATACCACTTCCTGGTCTCGGCGGTGATGATGGGGCTCACCATGGTGTCCTTCGAGTCGATCATGAGCGCCAAGGCCTTCAACCACCCGCCCCCCATGGAGATCCTGACCGGCCTCGCCCGGGGGACCACCATCGCCCTGGCCGGCTATCTGGTCTTCAAGCTCTGTTCCCTGGCCACCGGTCCTGGGGTGGCCACGGCCCTGGACGGGTCGTACGAGGCCAACATGTATCTTCTGGAGATGGGGATGGGCGTCGTGCTGCCGCTCCTGCTCCTGGTCTCCCGCAGCATCCGCACCAGCATCAAGGGGCTGGTCTGGGTGGATCTTCTTGTCATCAGCGGCGTCATCCTCAACCGGATGAACATCGCCATCACCGGCATGTACCGGCACGGCGCCAGCACCGGTGCCAGCTATGCCCCCTCCTGGATGGAGGTGGTGATCACTTTGGGCATCGTCGCCCTGGGGGTGATCCTCTTCCGGGCCGCTGGCTTCTTCCTGCCCCTCTTCCCGGACGAGGCCAAGGTCAAGGCCTGA
- a CDS encoding 4Fe-4S dicluster domain-containing protein — MAKSVLVDLTRCIGCRGCQVACKAWNERRTRPTTIRGTFTNPERLSSDTYTFIRFVEEEVQGGPVWTFIKDQCLHCKDPACVSVCPVAALVKTPTGPVTYSHDRCIGCRYCMIACPFQIPKYEWESPLPWVQKCDFCAERLAEGMLPACVKTCPTGTMFFGEAEEVAAEAERRLAKGGYVDHIYGKEEAGGTSWIYLASRPFAELGFRTQVSKRPLPPLTWEYITHIPAIFGLVFAVGLGAWVVTRRDEVAEKEGRR, encoded by the coding sequence ATGGCCAAGAGCGTCCTTGTCGATCTCACCCGCTGCATCGGTTGCCGGGGCTGCCAGGTGGCCTGCAAGGCCTGGAACGAGCGCCGCACCCGGCCCACCACCATCCGCGGCACCTTCACCAACCCGGAGCGCCTCTCCTCGGACACCTACACCTTCATCCGCTTCGTGGAGGAGGAAGTGCAGGGCGGACCGGTCTGGACCTTCATCAAGGACCAGTGCCTCCATTGCAAGGACCCGGCCTGTGTCTCGGTCTGCCCGGTGGCGGCCCTGGTCAAGACCCCGACCGGGCCGGTCACCTACAGCCACGACCGCTGTATCGGCTGCCGGTATTGCATGATCGCCTGCCCCTTCCAGATCCCCAAGTACGAGTGGGAGTCCCCCCTGCCCTGGGTGCAGAAGTGCGATTTCTGCGCCGAGCGCCTGGCGGAAGGCATGCTGCCGGCCTGCGTCAAGACCTGCCCCACCGGCACCATGTTCTTCGGCGAGGCCGAGGAGGTAGCGGCCGAAGCCGAAAGGCGGCTGGCCAAGGGGGGCTATGTGGACCACATCTACGGCAAGGAGGAGGCGGGCGGCACGTCCTGGATCTACCTCGCCTCCCGGCCCTTTGCCGAGCTGGGCTTCCGGACCCAGGTCTCGAAGCGGCCCCTGCCGCCCTTGACCTGGGAGTACATCACCCACATCCCGGCCATCTTCGGCCTGGTGTTCGCGGTGGGCCTGGGCGCCTGGGTGGTCACCCGGCGGGATGAGGTGGCGGAAAAGGAGGGACGGCGATGA
- the fdnG gene encoding formate dehydrogenase-N subunit alpha — translation MAISRRGFLKGSGAVLAAGAAVARPMAAEARQEELRIKNATQTTSVCPYCAVGCGLVVHSKAGRVVNIEGDPSHPINRGALCPKGASLLQLVNSPERVAKPRYRAPGAAEWHEVEWDWALSEIAKRVKKSRDASFVTTNAKGQTVNRCDGIAHVGSAALDNEECYLLQKWIRSLGIVYIEHQARIUHSATVAALAESFGRGAMTNHWIDIRNADVILIMGSNAAENHPISFKWVTEAKDRGATLISVDPRFTRTSAKADIYAPLRSGTDIAFLGGMIRYILDHQLYHEEYVRLYTNASFLVNTQFQMPGELDGVFSGYDPNARKYDKKTWAFQADEAGVVKKDPTMTDPWCVLQLLRKHYDRYDLDSVSAVTGTPRDLLEKVYQAYGSTGKPDKVATVMYAMGWTQHTVGTQNIRAMAVIQLLLGNIGRAGGGVNALRGESNVQGSTDYGILFHILPGYLRTPSASDTSLAVYNDKGTPRTVEARSLNWWSNFPKYSVSLLKAFFGDAATPENDLGFAWLPKLDDGQNASWLMLFDQMARGKFTGFFAWGQNPACSGSNAGKVRKALAKLDWLVNVNIFDNETGSFWRGPEVNPAEIRTEVFLLPCAVSVEKEGSITNSGRWGQWRYKAVEPAGQARPDAEIINELHQRVRALYAQEGGAFPEPIMKLAWDYGPKDSAGRVTHVDPHAVAKEINGYFLVDKDIKGTVYKKGSLVPSFAFLQDDGSTSSGNWLYCGSYTGKGNMMARRKDEDASGIGLYPEWAWSWPVNRRIIYNRASVDELGRPWDEKRAVIRWAGEKWTGDVPDGPAPPLRSSDGTDNPKSSLPFIMKPAGVSSVFGPGPNDGPFPEHYEPLECPLQENPYSKSHRINPTTKLFYTEGSAELDDIFLSCDIRYPFVATTYRVTEHWQTGAMTRPLPWLLEMVPESFIELSRELAAEKGIRNGDRVKVSSARGQIFAAAIVTSRFRPFKVMGTTVHQVGMPWCFGWQYPKDGRGGDSANLLTPTIGDANTMIPETKAFMVNIEKV, via the coding sequence ATGGCGATCTCGAGACGGGGATTCCTCAAGGGCAGCGGCGCGGTGCTGGCCGCTGGCGCGGCAGTGGCCAGGCCCATGGCGGCTGAAGCCCGCCAGGAGGAGCTGAGGATCAAAAACGCTACCCAGACCACATCGGTCTGCCCGTACTGCGCGGTGGGCTGCGGCCTGGTCGTGCACAGCAAGGCCGGCCGGGTGGTGAACATCGAGGGTGACCCCAGCCACCCCATCAATCGCGGCGCCTTGTGCCCCAAGGGCGCTTCGTTGCTGCAGCTGGTCAACAGCCCGGAGCGGGTGGCCAAGCCCCGGTATCGGGCGCCGGGCGCTGCGGAATGGCACGAGGTGGAGTGGGACTGGGCCCTGAGTGAGATCGCGAAAAGGGTGAAGAAGAGCCGGGACGCCTCCTTTGTCACCACCAATGCCAAGGGCCAGACCGTCAACCGTTGCGATGGCATCGCCCACGTGGGCAGCGCTGCTTTGGACAACGAGGAGTGCTATCTCCTGCAGAAGTGGATCCGCTCCCTGGGCATTGTCTATATCGAGCACCAGGCCCGTATCTGACACTCCGCCACGGTAGCGGCTCTGGCAGAGTCGTTCGGACGCGGGGCGATGACCAATCACTGGATCGACATCCGCAACGCGGACGTCATCCTGATCATGGGCAGCAATGCTGCCGAAAACCATCCCATCTCCTTCAAGTGGGTCACCGAGGCCAAAGACCGGGGGGCGACGCTCATCAGCGTTGATCCCCGTTTCACCCGCACCTCCGCCAAGGCGGATATCTACGCCCCCTTGCGCTCCGGTACCGACATCGCCTTTCTCGGGGGCATGATCCGCTACATCCTCGACCACCAGCTTTACCACGAAGAGTATGTCCGTCTCTACACCAACGCCAGCTTCCTGGTCAACACCCAGTTCCAGATGCCCGGCGAGCTGGACGGAGTCTTTTCCGGCTACGACCCCAACGCCCGGAAATACGACAAGAAGACCTGGGCCTTCCAGGCCGACGAGGCCGGCGTGGTGAAGAAGGACCCCACCATGACCGACCCCTGGTGCGTGCTGCAGCTTCTCCGGAAGCACTATGACCGCTATGACCTGGACAGCGTCTCGGCGGTGACCGGCACCCCCCGGGATCTTCTGGAAAAGGTCTACCAGGCCTATGGCAGCACCGGCAAACCGGACAAGGTGGCAACAGTGATGTACGCCATGGGCTGGACCCAGCACACGGTGGGCACCCAGAACATCCGGGCCATGGCCGTCATCCAGCTGCTGCTGGGCAACATCGGTCGCGCCGGCGGCGGGGTCAACGCCCTCCGCGGCGAGAGCAACGTCCAGGGCTCCACGGACTATGGCATCCTGTTCCACATCCTGCCCGGCTACCTGCGGACCCCGTCCGCCAGCGACACCAGCCTGGCAGTCTACAACGACAAGGGCACCCCCAGGACCGTGGAGGCCCGCAGTCTCAACTGGTGGAGCAACTTTCCCAAGTACTCGGTCTCCCTCCTGAAGGCCTTCTTCGGCGACGCTGCCACCCCGGAGAATGATCTCGGCTTCGCCTGGCTGCCCAAGCTGGATGATGGCCAGAACGCCTCCTGGCTGATGCTCTTCGACCAGATGGCCCGGGGCAAGTTTACGGGCTTTTTCGCCTGGGGCCAGAACCCGGCCTGCTCCGGCTCCAATGCTGGCAAGGTGCGCAAGGCCCTGGCCAAGCTGGACTGGCTGGTGAACGTCAACATCTTCGACAACGAGACCGGCTCGTTCTGGCGCGGGCCGGAGGTGAATCCGGCAGAGATCAGGACCGAGGTCTTCTTGCTGCCCTGTGCCGTCTCGGTGGAAAAGGAGGGCAGCATCACCAACTCCGGCCGTTGGGGCCAGTGGCGGTACAAGGCCGTGGAGCCCGCTGGCCAGGCCCGGCCGGATGCCGAGATCATCAATGAGCTGCACCAGCGGGTGCGTGCCCTGTATGCCCAGGAGGGGGGAGCGTTCCCGGAGCCGATCATGAAGCTGGCCTGGGACTATGGTCCCAAGGACAGCGCCGGCCGGGTCACCCATGTGGATCCCCATGCGGTGGCCAAGGAGATCAACGGCTATTTTCTGGTGGACAAGGACATCAAGGGCACGGTCTACAAGAAGGGCAGCCTGGTGCCCAGCTTCGCCTTTCTCCAGGACGACGGCTCCACCTCCTCCGGCAACTGGCTCTATTGCGGCTCCTACACCGGCAAGGGCAACATGATGGCCCGTCGCAAGGACGAGGATGCGAGTGGCATCGGCCTCTATCCGGAGTGGGCCTGGAGCTGGCCGGTGAACCGGCGCATCATCTACAACCGGGCCTCGGTGGACGAGCTGGGCCGGCCCTGGGACGAGAAGCGGGCGGTCATCCGCTGGGCCGGCGAGAAGTGGACCGGCGATGTGCCGGATGGCCCGGCGCCGCCCCTCCGGAGCTCGGACGGTACCGACAACCCCAAGAGCAGCCTGCCGTTCATCATGAAGCCGGCCGGCGTCTCCTCCGTCTTCGGACCCGGTCCCAACGACGGCCCCTTCCCGGAGCACTATGAGCCTCTGGAGTGTCCCCTGCAGGAGAACCCGTACTCCAAGTCCCATCGCATCAACCCCACCACCAAGCTCTTCTACACAGAGGGCAGCGCCGAGCTGGATGACATCTTCCTGTCCTGCGACATCCGCTATCCCTTCGTGGCCACCACCTACCGGGTCACCGAGCACTGGCAGACCGGGGCCATGACCCGGCCGCTGCCCTGGCTGCTGGAGATGGTGCCCGAGAGCTTCATCGAGCTCAGCCGCGAGCTGGCGGCCGAAAAGGGGATCAGGAATGGCGACCGGGTGAAGGTCTCCTCGGCCCGGGGGCAGATTTTTGCCGCCGCCATCGTCACCAGCCGCTTCCGGCCCTTCAAGGTCATGGGCACAACCGTGCACCAGGTGGGGATGCCCTGGTGCTTCGGCTGGCAATACCCCAAGGACGGCCGTGGTGGGGACTCGGCCAATCTCCTCACCCCCACCATCGGCGATGCCAACACCATGATCCCGGAAACCAAGGCCTTCATGGTCAACATCGAAAAGGTCTAG
- the mog gene encoding molybdopterin adenylyltransferase, giving the protein MRIGILTVSDRAFRGEREDRGGPALASWLKDRGEEEVVFGLVPDEAEAIAAVLRRWADEARCDLVLTTGGTGLAPRDVTPEATVGVCQRLIPGLAEAMRHASRKKTPTASLSRAVAGIRGQTLIVNLPGSPAGALENLAAIWPAVPHAVAKIQGDASDCAPDTGGRLPYGERRTAECPTRNFEG; this is encoded by the coding sequence ATGCGGATCGGCATCCTGACGGTGAGCGATCGTGCCTTCCGGGGCGAGCGGGAGGATCGGGGCGGGCCAGCGCTGGCAAGCTGGCTGAAGGATCGAGGGGAAGAGGAGGTGGTCTTTGGCCTGGTGCCCGACGAGGCCGAGGCGATCGCCGCCGTGCTGCGGCGCTGGGCGGATGAGGCGAGGTGCGATCTGGTGCTCACCACCGGCGGCACCGGGCTGGCACCCCGGGATGTCACCCCGGAGGCGACCGTTGGTGTCTGCCAGCGGCTGATCCCGGGCCTGGCCGAGGCGATGCGGCACGCCAGCCGCAAGAAGACCCCGACGGCCAGCCTCTCCCGGGCGGTGGCCGGTATCCGCGGCCAGACTCTGATCGTCAATCTGCCGGGCAGCCCGGCGGGTGCGCTGGAGAATCTGGCGGCGATCTGGCCGGCTGTTCCCCATGCCGTGGCCAAGATCCAGGGCGACGCCAGCGACTGCGCGCCAGACACCGGCGGCAGGCTGCCCTACGGTGAAAGACGAACCGCCGAATGTCCAACAAGGAATTTCGAAGGCTGA
- a CDS encoding ATP-binding protein — MGVRRHVLVALACVVFGTAVAAALLSRWLLVPTFARLERDDAARHLDETRRQIHGLVRQLDSLSRDWASRAETATFAILRPEAFLDQHLSSQASASQPLDIIGIFGPDGAPIGLGHWDPETGGLCTSSPAGVVGGVPALIRQGEPASVQQGLALGLQGPFLFVVRPIPHPIDRETVAGTLLVGRFLTAALAWELGQRTGWQVTLRPWERGWADREATFRQPQVEDGLLVLREILPDVAGSPALLLEGRLPRTIDRQGRRAIGFYLLMLSVAEAGVLLVALMLVERGVRRSQLLTAAGATIEAETTVQALRHEPVAAGGDSMVVGDLPAVRRQEELMRRTEKLLSLPTLTGGIAHDFNNILAVLLGNICLLEKLTAGDPRTADLLTGCRKACLRAKALARQLLTFAKGGPPRRSVLRLDDLIQEAAGFTLSGSSSAASCRFAPDLWPVEGDEGQLAQVFQNLVANAAQAMPDGGEIGIVASNRALTADNAQGLPAGDYVVVTVSDQGPGIDPAVLPRIFEPYFTTKEKGSGLGLAICQTVARDHRGALVVQSALGQGATFLVFLPAGRGLPLPVRPRPRLSESQGRAVVADQDSPVPRTARSLGSSPGGQPAAVCHGGTTIEYRTRNVQPSLQPSKFLVGHSAVRLSP, encoded by the coding sequence ATGGGTGTGAGACGCCACGTCCTCGTGGCCTTGGCCTGCGTCGTCTTCGGCACCGCCGTGGCGGCAGCGCTCCTCAGCCGCTGGCTGCTCGTGCCAACCTTCGCCCGCCTGGAGCGCGATGATGCCGCAAGGCATCTCGACGAGACCCGCCGCCAGATCCACGGCCTCGTAAGGCAGCTGGATTCTCTGAGCCGGGACTGGGCCTCGCGGGCCGAAACTGCCACGTTCGCCATCCTGCGCCCGGAAGCCTTCCTCGACCAGCATCTCTCCTCCCAGGCTAGCGCCAGCCAGCCATTGGACATCATTGGCATCTTCGGTCCGGATGGCGCGCCCATCGGCCTGGGGCATTGGGACCCGGAGACCGGGGGGCTTTGCACCTCCTCCCCGGCGGGGGTGGTCGGTGGTGTGCCGGCACTGATCAGGCAGGGCGAGCCGGCAAGCGTCCAGCAGGGATTGGCGCTGGGGCTCCAGGGGCCGTTCCTGTTCGTCGTCCGGCCGATTCCGCACCCCATCGACCGGGAGACGGTCGCTGGCACCCTGCTCGTGGGCCGATTTCTGACCGCGGCCCTGGCCTGGGAGCTGGGCCAGCGGACGGGTTGGCAGGTGACGCTCCGGCCCTGGGAACGAGGGTGGGCCGACCGGGAGGCCACCTTCCGTCAGCCCCAGGTGGAGGATGGCCTGCTGGTGCTCCGGGAGATCCTGCCGGATGTCGCTGGCTCCCCGGCCCTGCTCCTGGAAGGACGCCTGCCGAGGACGATCGATCGGCAGGGCCGGCGGGCGATCGGCTTCTACCTGCTGATGCTCAGCGTGGCCGAGGCCGGGGTTCTGCTGGTGGCCCTGATGCTCGTGGAGCGGGGTGTGCGCAGGTCCCAGCTGCTGACCGCAGCTGGCGCCACCATCGAAGCCGAGACCACGGTGCAGGCCCTCAGGCACGAGCCGGTGGCTGCCGGCGGCGACAGCATGGTGGTCGGGGATCTTCCCGCCGTGCGGCGGCAGGAAGAGCTGATGCGCCGGACCGAGAAGCTCCTGAGCTTGCCGACCCTGACCGGCGGCATCGCCCACGACTTCAACAACATCCTGGCCGTCCTGTTGGGCAACATCTGTCTCCTGGAGAAGCTGACGGCGGGAGATCCCCGGACGGCCGACCTCCTGACCGGGTGTCGCAAGGCGTGCCTGCGGGCCAAGGCTTTGGCGCGGCAGCTCCTCACCTTTGCCAAGGGCGGCCCGCCACGCCGGTCGGTGCTGCGTCTCGATGACCTCATCCAGGAGGCTGCTGGCTTCACCCTTTCCGGCTCCAGCTCCGCGGCCAGCTGCCGGTTCGCTCCTGACCTGTGGCCGGTGGAGGGCGATGAAGGGCAGCTGGCCCAGGTCTTCCAGAACCTGGTGGCCAATGCCGCCCAGGCCATGCCGGACGGCGGCGAGATCGGCATCGTCGCCAGCAACCGCGCCTTGACGGCGGATAACGCCCAGGGGCTGCCGGCTGGCGACTATGTCGTGGTGACCGTTTCCGACCAGGGACCCGGCATCGACCCGGCGGTCCTGCCCCGGATCTTCGAGCCCTATTTCACCACCAAAGAGAAGGGAAGCGGGCTGGGCCTCGCCATCTGCCAAACGGTGGCCCGGGACCATCGCGGCGCCTTGGTCGTGCAATCCGCACTCGGGCAGGGCGCCACCTTCTTGGTCTTCCTGCCCGCCGGTCGCGGGCTTCCCCTGCCGGTCCGGCCTCGGCCCCGGCTCTCGGAAAGCCAGGGCCGGGCTGTGGTGGCGGACCAGGATTCCCCGGTGCCGCGCACCGCCCGCTCCCTGGGGTCCTCTCCGGGTGGTCAGCCGGCAGCGGTCTGCCACGGCGGAACGACTATCGAATACCGAACAAGGAATGTCCAACCGTCCCTTCAGCCTTCGAAATTCCTTGTTGGACATTCGGCGGTTCGTCTTTCACCGTAG
- a CDS encoding pyridoxal phosphate-dependent aminotransferase gives MTTPAIPLAARLSPIKPSPTLAVDAKAKALKAAGAPILNFSVGEPDFDTPAHVREAAKAAIDQGFTRYTAVGGIAELKEAIAGRLREDHGWTYGQDEIVVSCGGKHGLYNLAQAVFQPGDEVLIPSPYWVSYPPIVQLAGAAPVLVPLAEADGFDLRPEVLERLVTPRTRGIILNSPSNPTGAVFSTAALETVARLARQHRWLVVSDDIYDTIVFDNEPLPHILRIAPDLRDQVLIVNGVSKSFAMTGWRIGHTVGPKHIIGAMTKIQSQSTSNPSSIAQKAAAAALAGPQDFPQAMTQSFRERRDLIMARLAAIPGVTCVKPKGAFYVFPNLAAYFGKSVGGRVIQGSLDLADYLLEEASLATVPGVAFGADAFIRFSFATARADIEAGMDRLRDALARLG, from the coding sequence ATGACCACGCCTGCCATTCCCCTGGCCGCCCGCCTGTCCCCCATCAAGCCCTCGCCAACCCTGGCCGTGGACGCCAAGGCCAAGGCCTTGAAGGCTGCCGGCGCCCCCATCCTCAACTTCTCGGTGGGTGAGCCGGATTTCGATACGCCAGCCCATGTACGGGAGGCCGCCAAGGCTGCCATTGATCAGGGCTTCACCCGCTACACCGCGGTGGGGGGCATCGCCGAGCTCAAGGAGGCCATCGCCGGCCGCCTCCGGGAGGACCACGGCTGGACCTACGGCCAGGACGAGATCGTCGTCTCCTGCGGCGGCAAGCACGGCCTTTACAATTTGGCCCAGGCAGTTTTCCAGCCCGGGGACGAGGTGCTTATCCCCAGCCCCTACTGGGTTTCCTATCCGCCCATCGTGCAGCTGGCCGGTGCCGCGCCGGTGCTCGTGCCCCTGGCCGAGGCGGACGGTTTCGACCTGCGGCCCGAGGTTTTGGAACGGCTGGTCACCCCCCGCACCCGGGGGATCATCCTCAACAGCCCGTCGAACCCTACCGGCGCCGTGTTCTCCACCGCGGCCCTGGAGACGGTGGCCCGCCTGGCCCGCCAGCACCGGTGGCTGGTGGTGAGCGACGACATCTACGACACCATCGTCTTCGACAATGAGCCCCTGCCCCACATCCTCAGGATCGCCCCGGACCTGCGGGACCAGGTCCTGATTGTCAACGGTGTTTCGAAGTCCTTTGCCATGACCGGCTGGCGCATCGGGCATACCGTCGGCCCCAAGCACATCATCGGCGCCATGACCAAGATCCAGAGCCAGAGCACCTCCAACCCCAGCTCCATCGCCCAGAAGGCAGCGGCCGCCGCCCTGGCCGGTCCCCAGGACTTTCCGCAGGCGATGACCCAGAGCTTCCGGGAGCGGCGGGACCTCATCATGGCCCGCCTTGCGGCCATTCCTGGCGTCACCTGCGTCAAGCCCAAGGGCGCCTTCTATGTCTTCCCCAATCTCGCCGCCTACTTCGGCAAATCGGTGGGTGGGCGCGTCATCCAGGGCTCCCTGGACCTGGCCGACTACCTCCTGGAAGAGGCCAGTCTGGCCACCGTGCCCGGTGTCGCCTTCGGGGCGGACGCCTTCATCCGCTTCTCCTTCGCCACTGCCCGGGCCGACATCGAGGCGGGCATGGACCGGTTGCGGGACGCCCTGGCACGGCTCGGCTAG
- the truA gene encoding tRNA pseudouridine(38-40) synthase TruA, protein MTGRRFLKVTLAYDGTAYRGWQRQRDPATIQEVCEKALGRVLGEAVTLHGAGRTDAGVHALGQVASLVTARPIATGGLARGANSLLPRDIRVLAVEETAAGFHARRSALAKRYRYRLAIGRILLPYDRLYAGHEPRSLDQPAMGRCLAALVGEHDFRSFCGAGSLDFAALPPRGTRRRILAASLAPEPGRPEILAVELVGDGFLRHMVRNIVGTLLEVGRGRRQEGDFAGLLAAGDRRLAGPTAPPQGLFLVEIFYQPEGLAAFLATSQTFSTTPAIERELP, encoded by the coding sequence GTGACCGGCCGCCGCTTCCTCAAGGTCACCCTGGCCTACGATGGCACCGCCTACCGGGGCTGGCAGCGGCAGCGGGATCCGGCCACCATCCAGGAGGTCTGCGAGAAGGCCCTGGGCCGAGTCCTGGGAGAGGCGGTCACCCTGCACGGTGCCGGTCGCACCGACGCCGGCGTGCATGCCCTGGGGCAGGTGGCGAGCCTGGTGACCGCCAGGCCCATCGCCACCGGCGGGCTGGCCCGGGGGGCCAACAGTCTCCTGCCCCGGGATATTCGGGTCCTGGCGGTCGAGGAGACCGCGGCCGGCTTCCATGCCCGGCGGAGCGCCCTGGCCAAGCGCTACCGCTACCGTCTGGCCATAGGCCGGATCCTGTTGCCTTACGACCGCCTGTACGCCGGCCACGAGCCGCGGTCCCTGGACCAGCCGGCCATGGGCCGCTGCCTGGCGGCCCTGGTTGGCGAGCACGACTTCCGCTCCTTTTGCGGCGCCGGCTCCCTGGATTTTGCGGCCCTGCCGCCCCGGGGCACGCGCCGGCGGATTCTGGCCGCCTCTTTGGCTCCGGAGCCGGGCCGGCCGGAGATTCTGGCCGTGGAGCTGGTCGGCGACGGTTTTCTGCGGCACATGGTGCGCAACATCGTCGGTACCCTCCTGGAGGTGGGGCGGGGCCGGCGGCAGGAGGGTGACTTCGCCGGCCTCCTGGCTGCTGGCGACCGCCGGCTGGCCGGGCCCACCGCGCCACCCCAGGGGCTGTTTCTGGTGGAGATCTTCTACCAGCCCGAGGGCCTGGCCGCCTTCCTGGCCACGTCCCAGACCTTTTCAACCACACCAGCCATCGAAAGGGAGTTGCCATGA